A single genomic interval of Deltaproteobacteria bacterium harbors:
- a CDS encoding response regulator transcription factor, with protein MRVLIVDDHAVVRRGTMNIVADRFPTSTFSEASSLREAAIVLETTEFDLVILDISLPDGSGLDMLDALRERHPGLPVIVLSMHHEAEYAQRCLALGARGYLSKNSAPEELEEAMSAVLDGGIFVSPALLGRGPISALDKLSRQERDVARRLAQGETMTQIAQNLGISVTTASTYRGRAMRKLGISTTSGLIRFLVERGLPGA; from the coding sequence ATGCGCGTTCTGATCGTCGATGACCACGCCGTGGTCCGGCGGGGCACCATGAATATCGTCGCCGACCGATTTCCCACCAGCACCTTTTCCGAAGCCAGCAGCCTGCGCGAAGCCGCCATCGTGCTGGAAACAACGGAATTCGACCTAGTCATCCTGGATATTTCCCTGCCCGACGGCAGCGGCCTGGACATGCTCGACGCGCTCCGGGAGCGTCACCCCGGCCTGCCGGTCATCGTGCTCAGCATGCACCACGAGGCCGAATACGCCCAACGCTGTCTGGCCCTGGGCGCGCGCGGCTACCTGAGCAAAAATTCCGCGCCCGAGGAACTGGAAGAGGCCATGAGCGCCGTCCTGGACGGCGGCATCTTCGTCAGCCCCGCCCTGCTCGGACGTGGCCCGATCTCGGCCCTGGACAAGCTTTCGCGCCAGGAACGCGACGTGGCCCGGCGTCTGGCCCAGGGCGAAACCATGACCCAGATCGCCCAGAACCTCGGCATCAGCGTCACCACGGCCAGCACCTACCGTGGCCGGGCCATGCGCAAATTGGGCATCTCGACCACCTCCGGCCTAATCCGCTTTCTGGTCGAACGCGGCCTGCCCGGCGCTTAG